The Leptolyngbya sp. CCY15150 nucleotide sequence ACGCTCATACTGACCCAGACTGTTGTACGCAATCCCCAGATTGCCTAAAGTATTGCCTTCTCCCTGGCGATCGCCAATCTCCCGCGCGATCGTCAGGGAGTGCTGATGGAATTCGATCGCACGCTCATACTGACCCAGACTGGTGTACGCATTTCCCAGACCGCATAAAGCACGGCCTTCTCCCGCGCGATCGCCAATTTCTTGTGCAAGATCAAGAGTTTGCTGAAGATATTCAATCGATTCAGCATATTGTCCTAGTCCTTGAAATACAATACCCAAGTTGTTGAGAGCCTTCCACTGTCCTTGTTTATCATCAATTTCTTTAGCCAGATTTAAGCTTTGCTGGTAGTGAGAAGTTGCTTGGGAGTACTGACTTAAAAAGTAATAGGCATTTCCAACCCATTTCTGACAAGCCACTTCATCTAAAGGCTCTAGATGATCTATCAAGCGATGATGATAGATGAGCATTTCCTGATACTTGCCCCAGCTTTGAAGCTGGAGTCCGATTTGCTGGTCTAACAAGATAGCTTTTGCAGCGTCCCAGTCTCTGACTTCGCAGTAGTGAACAAAAGCCTCTAGATAACCGCGCACGGTTTCCAGGTTGGGTGCATCGGGGGCGGGTTTGTAGTCGTTCAGCCAGAGGTGGACAGCTTGGCGTTCGGCAGCTTCCCAGATTGGGGTGTCGGTTTTGAGCAGGGCATAGGCAATAGACCGGATCAGGTGGTGTTGGCGAATCAACAGTAGATTGTTAGGGCTGGAGACATATTCCACCAAGTGGCGATCTTGGAGGGTGTCAAAGGCCGCTTGCGGGTCGCCATTGGGGAGCATGGCGTACCAGAACTTTTCAGGCACAGGGCGGCGGAAGACGGCGCTGGCGCAGAGCATTTGGCGGGCGGGTTCGGGGAGGCGTTGGATCGATTGCTCTACCCGTTGACGAACGCGGCGGCGGAAGAGGCGGCTGCGGTCGAGCTTGTGAGCTGTCACGGCAGGGGCGGCGGTAAATTCTGCTTCGTAGTGCTGCCAATAGCGGGCGATGTTGCCCGAAAAAGGCGGCTGGCGGATTTCTTCGATGATCACCTGCAACACCAGGGGATGGCCATCGTAGAAGGCCCCAATGCGTTGGAGGATGCCCCAGTCGGCATCGGTGGGGGTTAGCCCCAGGTTTTGGAACAGGGTGCGCTGTTCATCGGTGTTTAAGCCCTGGAGCGGTTCGCAGTGCCAAAACTGGGGGTAGCGCGAAGCTACGGTATCCAGGTCGCCGGGGATGTCTTGGCTGGTGAGCAACAGTTGGCTGGGGCAGTCGGTACCCGCCAGAAATTTTTGCAGCAGATCCAGCCAGAGGGGATCGCAAAACTCACTCCAGCCCTCCTGTTCATTGCCCCGCAGCAACCGCTCCAACGAGTCGATTTGCAAGCGGCAGGGGTGGCTCTGTAGCCGAGCGAGAATGTGCTCCACTAGGTTGGCTGGGTCTTGCTGATCCGCCAAGGTTGGTTCCTCGCCCAGTTCCCGCAAAAGCGCCGCGCCGCTGCTGGCAACGTCGGGGGTGAGGCTGAGATTATCTAAGCTGAAGCGGCAGTAGGGCAAGCTTTCATGCTGCTGCCCCATCTCCTGCTGCCTGAGCGAAGCCGAAGGCAGCAAGCTCCCCATCAGGGTCGCAACCACCCGTTCTCCCAAGGCCGTTTTGCCGATGCCCGTCATCCCTACCAGAGCAACGATGCGGCAATGGCCTTGAAAGCGGGCGGTGAGGTTGGCAGTTTCGGCGTCGCGGCCTGCAAAGGTCGCCGGGTTATAGGTGGAAAAGGGTGATGAGGCGCGCGGGGCTGGCAGGGCAGAAGCCGTAGGGTTTCCACTAGCGCTGGGATCTGGGACAACGGGAGATGCTTCAACCGTTGTCCCCAAGGGCTTTTTTGCTTGGAGCGACTCCACCGCTTTACGAATGCTCTGCACCACATTCAAAAAGGCTTCGTCTTGGTCATCCCACTTCGTAATGGGTTTGGCATCCTTAGGCACCACTTGCAGCTTGCTGAAGGGGGTGCCCTGCCAGTCGCAGGGTTTGACGATGATGGGGATGACGCGGGCGGTGCCTTCGTTGTGGCGCTCTACGGCGCGCTGCATTTCTAGGTCATAGCAATAATCTGACGCCAAAAACCGGGGTGTAATCAGAAGCAAGATAAGTTCTGCGGCTTCAAGCTGTTGCTTGATTTCTGAGTCCCATTCTGCTCCCGCTTCAATATCTCGGTCTTGCCATGCAGAGATTTTGCCCTGGCGTTTTAAGGTTGCCAGGTGTATGACCAGTTCATCTTTGAAGTCCTCATCCCGGTGAGAGTAGGAGATGAATGCACTTAAGGGGGTAACCGCATTAGGCATGATGAGCTTAATTTACGCAAGTGTCCCTATTTTGGCTCATTTTCCCACTCTACGGTAATGTCTCAAGGGACAGTGCCTGTTTTTGCACGGCAGTGCCTAAGAAGCACCATCCCTCACGTTTGAGCCTGCCGAATGTTCATGTAGACGTTCGGCGATCGCTCCCAACTACTGCACTGAGGTGAGTTCCTTCACGTCCGAGATGTTGGGATTGGTTTCTGGGCTATCGGCTTCCGAGGGCGGTACGACTTGCCAGAACTGAGGTAAGTAATGCTCCCAGTTGCTGAGGATCTTGGCAGCGCGATCGCTCCCTGTGTGATCAGCATAGGTTTGAATCATCGACTTCAGTTGCTGCGCACCGGCGGCGGTGACCACCCGCTGCAGTTTGACGATCTCTGGGTTCACCTTCACGGGTACCGAGCCATCTTCATCGAGAATGTAGGCTAAACCGCCGGTCATCCCAGCGCCGATGTTGCGCCCGATCGCGCCTAGAACCACAATCACACCGCCGGTCATATATTCGCAGCAGTGGTCACCTGCGCCTTCAATGACCGCTTGTCCCTTGGAGTTACGCACGGCAAACCGTTCCCCTGCCTGCCCGTAGGCATAGAGGGTGCCGCCGGTTGCGCCATAGAGGCAGGTATTGCCGACGATCACGTTTTCAGATGGGTTGTAGGTGATGGCTGCCGATGGTTTAACGACAATTTCGCCACCATGCATGCCCTTACCGACATAGTCATTGGCTTCGCCCGTGAGTACGAGGGTCATCCCCGGCAGGTTGAAGGCTCCAAAGCTTTGCCCAGCACTGCCCTGGAAATTCAAGGTGATCTGTCCTTCAAACCCAGTATCGCCATAGCGCTTGGCGATCGCCCCGGCTAGGCGAGTGCCCACGGTGCGGTCTGTGTTGACCACTGGAGATTGATAGGTCGCGGTAGACTGGTGGGCGATCGCGGCTTGGATTGCGGCGTCCGCCAGCAGTTGATCGTCTAACACGGGGCCATTACTATGAACATCTTCATGCTTCAGCCACTGCCGATCTTCGCGGGTGTCAGGTAGATGGATCAGGCAGTCGAGGTTGAGGGCCTGGGTTTTGGTGGGCAGAGCGCCCGCCCGAGGCGTGAGCAGATCGGCCCGTCCGATGATCTCGGAGAGAGAGCGGTAGCCGAGGCGCGCTAGGAGCGATCGCACTTCTTCGGCCACAAAGTAGAAGAAATTGACCACATGCTCCGGTGTACCGGTGAACCGCTTGCGCAGCTTTTCTTGCTGGGTGGCGACGCCGACGGGGCAGTTGTTGGTGTGGCAGATGCGGGCCATGATGCAGCCTTCAGCAATCATCGAGACGGCCCCAAAGCCATATTCTTCAGCGCCCATCAGCGCCGCCATCAGCACATCCCAGCCGGTTTTCATCCCGCCATCGGCCCGCAGCAGGACGCGATCGCGCAGTTGATTCTCCATCAACACGCGATGCACCTCTGTGACCCCCAGTTCCCAAGGCACTCCGGCATGTTTGATGGAACTCAAGGGCGAAGCACCGGTACCGCCGTCATGCCCAGAGATTTGGATGACATCGGCATTGGCTTTGGCTACCCCAGCGGCGACGGTACCAATACCGACTTCCGCCACGAGTTTCACGGAGACCTTCGCGTTCGGATTAATTTGATGGAGGTCAAAAATCAACTGTTCCAGGTCTTCAATGGAATAAATGTCGTGGTGGGGCGGTGGGGAAATCAAGGGTACTCCAGCCTTGGAGCGCCGCAGCATGGCAATGTAAGGACTGACCTTTTTGCCAGGAAGCTGACCGCCTTCGCCGGGTTTAGCGCCTTGAGAGACTTTGATTTCCAGTTGCTGAGCCGTGGCCAGATATTCCGGCGTCACCCCAAAGCGTCCAGAGGCAATCTGCTTGACGGCGGAGCTGGCCGTATCGCCATTGCGTAGGCCTTGAAGGTGGGGGAAGTGGCTGGAATGCCCGGTTTCATCCACGTCGTCAATGGTGCGATAGCGGGCCGGATCTTCTCCGCCTTCACCCGAATTGGACTTGCCGCCCAATCGGTTCATGGCGATCGCCAAGGTTTCATGGGCTTCACGGGACAAGGCACCCAAGGACATCGCCCCGGTGCAGAAGCGCTGCACAATGGTTTCTACGGAATCAACCTCATCGATGGAAATAGAAGGGCGATCGCTCTTCACGTCCAGCAGATCCCGTAGAGCCGTCAACGGCCGCTCTTCCAGATACTGTTGATAGACCTGGTAATGGTCATAGCTCTTTTCTCCCACTGCCTTATGCAGCGCCTTGGCCATTTCCGGACTATTCATGTGGTATTCACCACCGGGCTTGTAGTTAAAGAAGCCCATATTTTCCAGCTTTTTCTGGCTCAGCTCTGGGAACGCCCGCTGATGGAATGATGCAATCTCCTGGGCCAGGTCAGCCACGGTCAGACCACCCAATCGCGACGCCGTACCCCGGAAGGCCAGATCCAGCAGCTCGCTGCCAATGCCAATGGCTTCAAAAATCTGCGCGCCGTGGTAGCTGGTCAACAGCGAGATGCCCATCTTAGAGAGAATCTTCAGCAGTCCAGCTTCCAGCGCCTTGCGGTAATTGGCCTGAGCTTGGCCCATATCAATGGCGTCCAAGCGTCCCCGGGCCATCATGTTCTGGGTCTTGGAACTTGCCCACCATTGGCGAACGGTTTCCCAGGCCAGGTAAGGACAGACGGCGCTGGCTCCATAGCCCACCAAGCAGGCAAAGTGATGGGTGCTCCAGCATTGAGCTGTATCGACCACCAGGGATGCTTTCATGCGCAGCCCTTCGCGGATCAGATGGTGGTGGACTGCGCCGACGGCGAGCATGGGCGGAATATAGCTGCAGTCTTCACTCAGGGAGCCCGGTTGTCCATCTCCAGAGAGGCGATCGCTCAAAATCAAAATCTCACAGCCGGCCTTCACCGCATCATCGGCTTGCTGACAGAGGGCTTCAACGGCCTGGGCCAAACCTTGGGGGCCGGTCAAGGTGTAGAGGGTAGAAAGATTGGCTGTTTTGAAGCCAGAGGTGCGCACTTGCTCCAGCTCAGTCTCGTTGAGCACCGGTGATTCCAGCTTCAGCAGGCGAGCATAGTCGGGCTTCGCTTCTAGAAGATTGCCCCGCGCCCCTAGTTGAATCGTCAGGGACATCACCAAACTTTCCCGCAGGGGATCGATGGCGGGGTTGGTAACCTGGGCAAACCGCTGCTTAAAGTAGTCGTAGAGCAGGCGTGGCTTGGTGGACAGCACCGCCAGGGGCACGTCATCGCCCATGCAGAAAGTAGGCTCCTTGGCTTGGGACGCCATGGCTTCCACGATCATTTCCACGTCTTCGCTGGAGTAGCCAAAGGCCATCTGCTGGCGCAGCAAATCGCCATCCTCAAGCTGCAGACTATCTACGAAGGGTTGGGGTGTCAGATCGACTCGATTCTCCTTGAGCCATTGTCCGTAGGGCTGGCTTTGGGCCACCCGTTGCTTAATATCCCAGTTTTTGAGGATTTCATGGTTCTGCAAATCGACAGCGATCGCTTGCCCTGGGCCCAAACGTCCCTTTTCCACGATGTCCGCCTCTGGCAGATCCACCACGCCAGCTTCGGAAGACACCACAATATAGCCGTCGCGGGTGATGCTGTAGCGAGCCGGACGGAGACCGTTGCGATCCAGCGACGCACCCACCAGCTTGCCGTCGCTGAAGACAATCAAGGCTGGGCCATCCCAAGGTTCTTGGATGCCGCTGTAGTATTCGTAGTAGTCCACAATTTCGGGATGGTCGGCCAGGGCCGGCTGATCCTTATAGGCTTCCGGCACTAGGATCATCACCGACTGCAGCGGCGTCCGTCCCGATCGCACCAGCAGCTCCATGACGTTATCCAAGGTGGCCGAGTCGCTGTTGTCGGCATTCACCACTGGCTTTAGGGCTTCTAGGCGATCGCCCCAAGCGGGATGGTGCAGGTCTGCTTCCCGGGCCATCATCCAGTTGATGTTGCCCAAGACCGTGTTGATTTCGCCGTTGTGCCCCAGCAGACGCATGGGGTGAGCTAGGGGCCACTTGGGCATGGTGTTGGTGCTAAAGCGCCGGTGGTAGATGGCAAAGGCGCTTTCATAGTCGGCATCCTGCAGGTCTAGGTAGAACTCGCCCAGCACCGCCGATCGCACCATGCCTTTGTAGACGATGGTGCGGGACGACAGGGAGCAGATGTAGAACTCACCTAGGGCACTGGCTAAGCTGGCATCTGTCGCTGGCGTGACCAAGGCAGCGATCGCCCGTTCGATCTGTTTGCGAACCAGGTAGAGCTGCCGCTCCAGTTCATCCCCCTGGGTGTCTGACGACTGCACGAGGAACTGTTCTACATGGGGACGGTTGGCTAAGGCTTGGGCTCCCAGCACCTCCGGCTTCACTGGCACCAAGCGCCAGTCCAAGAAGGTCAGCCCTGCATCGGCGACCACCTGCTCAATCACCGGCCGAGCCAGATCAATGGCCGCGGGCAGCCGTGGGAAAAAGGTCATGCCTACGCCCACGCTGGCCAGATCGGCGGGACAGCTTAGGTCTGCGGTTTGCATCCAGCGCTGCAGCATCTTCCAAGGAAGGGCCGTCATCAGCCCAGCGCCATCGCCCGAGTCGCGATCGGCACTACAGCCACCCCGGTGTTCCATACAGGTCAATGCGCCCAGGGTCGTGGTGATCAGCCCATGGCTGGCTCGCCCCTGTTGATCGGCAACAAAACCCACCCCGCAGGCGTCTCGTTCCTCCACGAGCCACCGCTGCCCGGCATAGCCAGGGTCGGGGGATAGATGCTGCTGACCGAATTGAACTCCACCTGTATTTCCCATGATCGATTGATCCATCTTGCTCGTTGATGATTGAACGTGTGGCTGATGCTTAGCGCAAAACATTAAGAATAGTGATCTAAACGGAGGAAAATGCGACGCCTATCGTCATGATGGTAGACGGCATCCGTAGCGGGGGATTCAACGGACGGTTCCGTCGTAGTAGGGCATTGCATCGTCCTAGTGGCAGCATAGGCTTAAGGTGTTTGCCATGGAATGACGGAGGAGCGATCGCCACCCTACCCATATCGTGAGTAGGACGGGGCGAACACCAACGTCTGTATGACGTGACCTGCGCGACGCCTGGTTCGGACTAAAACACAGGCTAGTTCGTCACTAGACCTCTGCCACGACCGATTCATATGTATCAAGGACGGCTTAAAAATAGTAAGGTATGTGGGTCGTCAGGGCAAGCCTCCGCCGGCTGAATCTTTGCGTCAGCAGGCATCGCTGGTTATGTCATGCCGGTCATCCAACCGCCGCCATCGAACAGGTTTCTCCAAGGCTGCGGAACTTAGACGAGGTCGAATGAATCCATTAATCAAGCAGAGCATAACCCTCCCTGCGATCTATTGATTTAACCGCCTCTGTGTTTACTATTATGACGTCAAACTGGGCATCCTTCCGAAAAAGGGAGCCTTGGTACGTCAGTATTTGATGATGTTGATAGCCAGTCGATAGCCAAGGTAGGGTGAGCCAAAATTCGCGAAGTTGACGGATATATCACGACAACGGTTGATGAATGATGGTGTACATCAGGGGAAGCGATCGCCCCTGGTTCGCCCCTCGATGATCTCTTCATGATCCATAAACTCCCAGACTACTCCGGTGGTCACGGTGAGCAGGCCTCGTCTCTCCATGTGTTCCAACTCCACTAGCATTCATGGGCATGGTTGTATGCGTTTTCACTCCTCTTCTGTCTCTGCCTCTCTAAACCGCCTGCTAGACTCCCGGCTAGGGCGACATAGCTACGCATCGGTCTTGGCTGCCCTCCTCGGCACCTTTATCATGACAGGGGAAGTCGCCCGCCCCGTCTTCTCCCAGCAGGTTGCGGTCACCTCGACGCCCTCGTGGCTGCCGTCCTCGCCTCAGCAGTCTAGCCTGGCTCCGTTGGAACAGGAGGGAAACCGCATTTACCTAAATGGACGCACCTTTGTGGGGGGATGGAGCCAGCGGCAGCAGCGCATTGGCTTGACAGATGCGGCTCTTTTGGAGGTGCTGGGAGCAGAATTGCTTGATAGCGCTAATCCGTCGGTGCAGCCGGTGCAGTGGTATTCCGATCCCACGACCCAGCCCTTGAACTTGGCCACCTGGCTGACGCCTACCCAGCGATTTCTGGACATCACCGATCTGGTGAGTGAGCTGAATTGGCAACTGGCTCCTAACGGCACCACGCTCATCATCACCACGCCCCAGTCTCAGGTCTCCGGCGTGCGCCACAGTCGGCAAAGCTGGGGCGATCGCATTGTGGTAGACCTGCAGCAGCCCGCCTCTTGGCAACTGCAGTCGGGGACGGGCGACCTGGTGCTCTCTGTGGATGCTGCTGCCGACTCTGCGGCTGTGCAGGCGATCGCCACCCAACTCCGCAGCGCCAATTCTCCCGTGTTGGGCATCACCACCCAGGGGAACCAAACAACGGTGCGTATTCGGGCCTCGTCCCAAACCCCAGATGTATGGACATTGCCCAACCCCGATCGCTTGGTGGTAGACCTCCGCTCCATCGCTGCCCCACCTCGCCGCATTGCCTGGGCTCCGGGCATGGAATGGCGAGAGGACACTGTGCAGTTGGGCAGCAACCAGTTTCCGGTCGTGTCCTTGGTGGTCGATCCCCGTCTGTCCGAAATTTCCCTGGGGCCCATTTGGGGTAACTCATCCCAGATGGTGGGCATTACGCCCTTGGTGACGGCAACTCAGGAATGGGGGGCGATCGCTGCCATCAATGCTGGATTTTTCAACCGCAATAACTTCAACCCCCTGGGAGCCATTCGCCAAAACGGCCGCTGGCTCTCGGGGCCGATTCTCAACCGGGGGGCGATCGCCTGGGATGATAACGGTAATGTGATTATGGGTCGCCTGGCCCTGCCCCAAACGGCTACTTTGTCAACGGGCGATCGCCTGGCTGTGCTCCACCTCAACAGTGGCTATGTGCAGGCTGGCACCTCCCGCTACACACCCGACTGGGGCCCAACCTACAGTCCGCTCATTGATAACGAGGTCATCGTGACCGTGCGCGGTGGGCAAGTTGTTCAGCAGCAGCCAGGGGGCAGCGCCGGCAGTAGCGCCTTCCCGATTCCCAGCGACGGCTATCTACTGGTGGTGCGATCGGACAGCCGAGTCGCCGCTAGCCTATCTCCCGGCACGATGGTACAAGTTGATGCCGCCGCTAGCCCCGCCGCCTTTGATGCCTACCCGCACATTGTGGGTGCAGGGCCGCTGCTGCTGCAAAACCGGCAGGTGGTGCTGAATGCCCAAGCGGAAGGCTTTAGTACTGCTTTCATCCAAGAGCGGGCGGTGCGCAGCGCCATTGGGGTGTTGAGTGATGGCAAGCTGATCATGGCCACCATGCAAAACCGGGTTGGCGGCAGTGGGCCTAGCCTTACTGAAACCGCTCAGATTATGCAGGCTCTGGGAGCGATCGATGCCCTGAATCTTGATGGCGGTAGTTCCACGACGCTGCTGCTGGGCAATCAAGTGCTCAACCGTCCCCCGAGCACGGTGGCGCGGGTGCATAACGGTATCGGCGTGTTCCTCACCCCTGGCAACTAAAGCGCTCCACCGCTGGGCCATGCATCCAGCGACGACACGGTGACAAAAACGGCCGCCCGGATCCAATAGCCATCCGTTAGCTCCTCGAAGGTTTTGACCTGCAGACCATAGAGCGGATTGCCTACTATGACGACTTGGTAGTCTACATCAATGGCAAGGAGAGCGATCGCATGTTGGATTCTGGCTCCAACCACGGGTTCAATCACGTGCAAAACCGCCAGTTGCTGACGATCGATTAAGTCCTCTAGGGTCAGTCCCCGTTCGTAGCGCGGTGCCAACCCTAGGGCTTTCATGGCCTGGAGTTCGGCCATGGTGCTGGTGCCTTGACGGCTGGTGCCCGCCAGTTCCACCACGTCCCGCTCGGTGGTTTGGGCGGAGGGATGGACGATGCGAGAGAGGGTGGCGATGGTGGCGGCGGAGCAGCTATAGGGGGTGGTTTGCAGAACAATGTCGTCAGACAGGCGGGGCGATCGCACTAAGTGGGTGACGGGTAAGTTCTGATAGACCAGAACCACCATGGCAGATAGACTAATCGCTAGAAAAAGAATAAGTTGCCGTAGGCGAGAGCGATCGCGCCAGCCTGGACATTCTAGCCCCATCAGTAAGCCTGTACAAAAGCAACAGAGCAGTAAAATAACCTGCCAAAAATAGGCTCCTGCATAGAGCAATAGCAAGGAGGGCAGCCAAGGGCTATGCCGTCCTGCCGTTAGTAGAACACCTAGAAAGGTGCCTATGCCCAGGGCTACAGAGGCGATGATATAGACCTGGCGCTGGTAGTGTTGGATGGCATTCTCGGCGGTCAAGCCTTGCTGGGCTAGGGTATAGCCGAGGCGCAATCCGAGGGCACCCGTTATCAACATCAAGATGGTTAATAGCATAGACCTGAATTCGATGACGTGATGAGTAGCGCTAGCGTAACGTTTCAACAGTTTGCGAGACGGTGCGTTACGGCTTCGCCTAACAGCACCCTACGTTGCTAAGCGTTCCCTGACTGTGGGGTTGTTGGCAGGATGTCTGTGTTGCTGGCTACCTTCAGGATGCACCTGATCCCTGATGCTAGGGATAGACTTGTTATGGATTGACCTACC carries:
- the gltB gene encoding glutamate synthase large subunit; this translates as MGNTGGVQFGQQHLSPDPGYAGQRWLVEERDACGVGFVADQQGRASHGLITTTLGALTCMEHRGGCSADRDSGDGAGLMTALPWKMLQRWMQTADLSCPADLASVGVGMTFFPRLPAAIDLARPVIEQVVADAGLTFLDWRLVPVKPEVLGAQALANRPHVEQFLVQSSDTQGDELERQLYLVRKQIERAIAALVTPATDASLASALGEFYICSLSSRTIVYKGMVRSAVLGEFYLDLQDADYESAFAIYHRRFSTNTMPKWPLAHPMRLLGHNGEINTVLGNINWMMAREADLHHPAWGDRLEALKPVVNADNSDSATLDNVMELLVRSGRTPLQSVMILVPEAYKDQPALADHPEIVDYYEYYSGIQEPWDGPALIVFSDGKLVGASLDRNGLRPARYSITRDGYIVVSSEAGVVDLPEADIVEKGRLGPGQAIAVDLQNHEILKNWDIKQRVAQSQPYGQWLKENRVDLTPQPFVDSLQLEDGDLLRQQMAFGYSSEDVEMIVEAMASQAKEPTFCMGDDVPLAVLSTKPRLLYDYFKQRFAQVTNPAIDPLRESLVMSLTIQLGARGNLLEAKPDYARLLKLESPVLNETELEQVRTSGFKTANLSTLYTLTGPQGLAQAVEALCQQADDAVKAGCEILILSDRLSGDGQPGSLSEDCSYIPPMLAVGAVHHHLIREGLRMKASLVVDTAQCWSTHHFACLVGYGASAVCPYLAWETVRQWWASSKTQNMMARGRLDAIDMGQAQANYRKALEAGLLKILSKMGISLLTSYHGAQIFEAIGIGSELLDLAFRGTASRLGGLTVADLAQEIASFHQRAFPELSQKKLENMGFFNYKPGGEYHMNSPEMAKALHKAVGEKSYDHYQVYQQYLEERPLTALRDLLDVKSDRPSISIDEVDSVETIVQRFCTGAMSLGALSREAHETLAIAMNRLGGKSNSGEGGEDPARYRTIDDVDETGHSSHFPHLQGLRNGDTASSAVKQIASGRFGVTPEYLATAQQLEIKVSQGAKPGEGGQLPGKKVSPYIAMLRRSKAGVPLISPPPHHDIYSIEDLEQLIFDLHQINPNAKVSVKLVAEVGIGTVAAGVAKANADVIQISGHDGGTGASPLSSIKHAGVPWELGVTEVHRVLMENQLRDRVLLRADGGMKTGWDVLMAALMGAEEYGFGAVSMIAEGCIMARICHTNNCPVGVATQQEKLRKRFTGTPEHVVNFFYFVAEEVRSLLARLGYRSLSEIIGRADLLTPRAGALPTKTQALNLDCLIHLPDTREDRQWLKHEDVHSNGPVLDDQLLADAAIQAAIAHQSTATYQSPVVNTDRTVGTRLAGAIAKRYGDTGFEGQITLNFQGSAGQSFGAFNLPGMTLVLTGEANDYVGKGMHGGEIVVKPSAAITYNPSENVIVGNTCLYGATGGTLYAYGQAGERFAVRNSKGQAVIEGAGDHCCEYMTGGVIVVLGAIGRNIGAGMTGGLAYILDEDGSVPVKVNPEIVKLQRVVTAAGAQQLKSMIQTYADHTGSDRAAKILSNWEHYLPQFWQVVPPSEADSPETNPNISDVKELTSVQ
- a CDS encoding phosphodiester glycosidase family protein produces the protein MRFHSSSVSASLNRLLDSRLGRHSYASVLAALLGTFIMTGEVARPVFSQQVAVTSTPSWLPSSPQQSSLAPLEQEGNRIYLNGRTFVGGWSQRQQRIGLTDAALLEVLGAELLDSANPSVQPVQWYSDPTTQPLNLATWLTPTQRFLDITDLVSELNWQLAPNGTTLIITTPQSQVSGVRHSRQSWGDRIVVDLQQPASWQLQSGTGDLVLSVDAAADSAAVQAIATQLRSANSPVLGITTQGNQTTVRIRASSQTPDVWTLPNPDRLVVDLRSIAAPPRRIAWAPGMEWREDTVQLGSNQFPVVSLVVDPRLSEISLGPIWGNSSQMVGITPLVTATQEWGAIAAINAGFFNRNNFNPLGAIRQNGRWLSGPILNRGAIAWDDNGNVIMGRLALPQTATLSTGDRLAVLHLNSGYVQAGTSRYTPDWGPTYSPLIDNEVIVTVRGGQVVQQQPGGSAGSSAFPIPSDGYLLVVRSDSRVAASLSPGTMVQVDAAASPAAFDAYPHIVGAGPLLLQNRQVVLNAQAEGFSTAFIQERAVRSAIGVLSDGKLIMATMQNRVGGSGPSLTETAQIMQALGAIDALNLDGGSSTTLLLGNQVLNRPPSTVARVHNGIGVFLTPGN
- a CDS encoding tetratricopeptide repeat protein — encoded protein: MPNAVTPLSAFISYSHRDEDFKDELVIHLATLKRQGKISAWQDRDIEAGAEWDSEIKQQLEAAELILLLITPRFLASDYCYDLEMQRAVERHNEGTARVIPIIVKPCDWQGTPFSKLQVVPKDAKPITKWDDQDEAFLNVVQSIRKAVESLQAKKPLGTTVEASPVVPDPSASGNPTASALPAPRASSPFSTYNPATFAGRDAETANLTARFQGHCRIVALVGMTGIGKTALGERVVATLMGSLLPSASLRQQEMGQQHESLPYCRFSLDNLSLTPDVASSGAALLRELGEEPTLADQQDPANLVEHILARLQSHPCRLQIDSLERLLRGNEQEGWSEFCDPLWLDLLQKFLAGTDCPSQLLLTSQDIPGDLDTVASRYPQFWHCEPLQGLNTDEQRTLFQNLGLTPTDADWGILQRIGAFYDGHPLVLQVIIEEIRQPPFSGNIARYWQHYEAEFTAAPAVTAHKLDRSRLFRRRVRQRVEQSIQRLPEPARQMLCASAVFRRPVPEKFWYAMLPNGDPQAAFDTLQDRHLVEYVSSPNNLLLIRQHHLIRSIAYALLKTDTPIWEAAERQAVHLWLNDYKPAPDAPNLETVRGYLEAFVHYCEVRDWDAAKAILLDQQIGLQLQSWGKYQEMLIYHHRLIDHLEPLDEVACQKWVGNAYYFLSQYSQATSHYQQSLNLAKEIDDKQGQWKALNNLGIVFQGLGQYAESIEYLQQTLDLAQEIGDRAGEGRALCGLGNAYTSLGQYERAIEFHQHSLTIAREIGDRQGEGNTLGNLGIAYNSLGQYER